In the Pseudolabrys taiwanensis genome, one interval contains:
- a CDS encoding aldo/keto reductase family oxidoreductase, with product MTTIDKAGTYKLAGHTVRRLGYGAMQLAGPGVFGPPKDPTAARAVLREAVAAGVNHIDTSDFYGPHVTNQIIREALHPYADDLVIVTKISARRGADASWIPAMSPEELTQAVHDNLRNLGIDAIEVVNFRSMLDVHGPAEGSIEPQLTVLADLQRKGLIRHIGLSNVTPTQIAEGRKICEIVCVQNQYNVAHRGDDKLIDDLARDGIPYVPFFPLGGFSPLQSSILSDVAKRLNATPMQVALAWLLRRSPNILLIPGTSSVAHLRENLAAADLVLPDDAMTALNGIAVKAN from the coding sequence ATGACCACCATCGACAAAGCTGGCACCTACAAGCTCGCCGGTCACACCGTGCGGCGGCTCGGCTACGGCGCGATGCAACTCGCCGGCCCGGGCGTGTTCGGGCCGCCGAAGGACCCGACCGCCGCTCGCGCGGTGTTGCGCGAGGCCGTTGCCGCCGGCGTCAACCACATCGACACCAGCGACTTCTACGGGCCGCACGTCACCAACCAGATCATCCGTGAGGCGCTGCACCCCTATGCGGACGATCTCGTCATCGTCACCAAGATCTCGGCCCGTCGCGGCGCCGACGCGTCCTGGATACCGGCGATGTCGCCGGAAGAACTGACGCAAGCCGTGCACGACAACCTGCGCAACCTCGGCATCGACGCCATCGAGGTCGTCAACTTCCGCAGCATGCTCGATGTGCATGGGCCCGCCGAAGGTTCGATCGAGCCGCAGCTCACCGTGCTCGCCGATTTGCAACGCAAGGGGCTGATCCGTCACATCGGTCTCAGCAACGTCACGCCGACCCAGATCGCCGAAGGCCGCAAGATCTGCGAGATCGTTTGCGTGCAGAACCAGTACAACGTCGCGCATCGCGGCGACGACAAATTGATCGACGATCTCGCCCGCGACGGCATCCCTTATGTGCCGTTCTTCCCGCTCGGCGGCTTCTCGCCGCTGCAGTCATCGATCTTGTCGGATGTCGCCAAGCGCCTGAACGCGACGCCGATGCAGGTCGCGCTCGCCTGGCTGCTGCGCCGCTCGCCGAACATCCTGCTCATCCCCGGCACGTCGTCGGTCGCGCATCTGCGCGAGAATCTCGCGGCGGCCGACCTCGTATTGCCGGATGACGCGATGACGGCGCTAAATGGCATCGCAGTGAAGGCGAACTAA
- the rpsD gene encoding 30S ribosomal protein S4: protein MTKRAESKYKIDRRMGENIWGRPKSPVNRREYGPGQHGQRRKGKLSDYGVQLRAKQKLRFYYGNISEKQFRAIYDEAIRMKGDSGANMIGLLERRLDAVVYRSKFVPTVFAARQFVNHGHVKVNGRRVNIPSYRVKIGDVIEVKEKSKQLAIVIESQALPERDVPDYIEVDGGTLTAKLARVPTITDVPYAVQMEPHLVVEYYSR from the coding sequence ATGACCAAGCGCGCAGAATCCAAGTACAAAATCGACCGCCGGATGGGCGAGAACATCTGGGGTCGTCCGAAGAGCCCGGTAAACCGCCGTGAGTACGGCCCCGGCCAGCACGGCCAGCGCCGCAAGGGCAAGCTCTCGGACTACGGCGTGCAGCTGCGCGCCAAGCAGAAGCTCCGCTTCTACTACGGCAACATCTCCGAGAAGCAGTTCCGCGCCATCTACGACGAAGCCATCCGCATGAAGGGTGACTCGGGCGCCAACATGATCGGCCTCCTCGAGCGCCGCCTCGACGCGGTCGTGTACCGCTCGAAGTTCGTGCCGACCGTGTTCGCCGCGCGGCAGTTCGTCAACCACGGCCACGTCAAGGTGAACGGCCGCCGCGTCAACATCCCGAGCTACCGGGTGAAGATCGGCGACGTCATCGAGGTCAAGGAAAAGTCGAAGCAGCTCGCCATCGTCATCGAGTCGCAGGCTTTGCCCGAGCGCGACGTGCCGGACTACATCGAAGTCGACGGCGGCACGCTCACCGCCAAGCTGGCGCGTGTGCCGACGATCACGGACGTGCCCTACGCGGTCCAGATGGAGCCGCATCTGGTGGTCGAATACTATTCGCGCTGA
- a CDS encoding LysR family transcriptional regulator, with amino-acid sequence MQADLADLNAFVAVARAGGFRDAARVSGVSASGLSEAVRRLEAQLGVRLLNRTTRSVVPTEAGRSLLDRLGPALSEVEAALDVVNTFRGRPAGTLKLNVPVSAARLVLPSIVPAFLAAYPDIRLEVIAEESFIDVLAAGCDAGIRYDERLEQDMIAVPIGPRVQRFALAGAPAYFNRRGRPAHPRDLLGHACLLGRFAGKAPPPWEFERNGETVRIAPDGPFMVTLGGATDLAVDVALAGTGIIYMFEDWLRPHFESGALEPALEEWWESFSGPFLYYPGRRLVPAPLRAFIDFIKTTAATAR; translated from the coding sequence ATGCAGGCGGACCTGGCCGATCTCAATGCTTTCGTGGCCGTGGCGCGGGCCGGCGGCTTTCGTGACGCGGCGCGCGTCAGCGGCGTCAGCGCCTCCGGCCTGAGCGAGGCGGTGCGGCGGCTCGAGGCGCAGCTGGGCGTCCGGCTCTTGAACCGGACGACCCGCAGCGTCGTGCCAACCGAGGCGGGACGGAGCCTGCTGGATCGCCTAGGGCCCGCCCTGAGCGAGGTGGAGGCCGCGCTCGATGTCGTGAACACCTTCCGCGGCCGGCCGGCGGGCACGCTCAAGCTCAACGTGCCGGTGAGTGCGGCGCGTCTGGTGCTGCCAAGCATCGTGCCGGCGTTTCTTGCCGCCTATCCCGACATCCGTCTCGAGGTGATTGCGGAAGAAAGCTTCATCGACGTGCTGGCGGCCGGCTGCGACGCCGGCATCCGCTACGACGAGCGGCTGGAGCAGGACATGATCGCCGTGCCGATCGGGCCACGCGTTCAGCGTTTCGCCCTGGCCGGGGCGCCAGCCTATTTCAACCGCCGCGGCCGGCCCGCACACCCGCGCGACCTGCTCGGCCATGCATGCTTGCTCGGCCGTTTCGCCGGTAAAGCGCCGCCGCCGTGGGAGTTTGAGCGCAACGGTGAGACGGTGCGGATTGCGCCCGATGGCCCGTTCATGGTCACGCTTGGCGGGGCGACCGATCTCGCCGTCGACGTGGCGCTCGCGGGCACCGGCATCATTTATATGTTCGAGGATTGGCTGCGACCGCATTTCGAGAGCGGCGCACTCGAGCCGGCGCTGGAAGAGTGGTGGGAAAGCTTCTCCGGCCCGTTCCTCTATTATCCCGGCCGGCGTCTCGTGCCGGCGCCGCTGCGCGCCTTCATCGATTTCATCAAGACGACGGCTGCGACGGCGAGGTGA
- the murI gene encoding glutamate racemase → MLPPPDPLTPSMTAARPLTILVFDSGVGGFTVFRAVKAARADARYVYIADDAFFPYGAQSEDVLVARIVDVIGKAIDDYAPDLVVIACNTASTIALPALRARFKVPFVGTVPAIKPACAQSKTKRVAVLGTQATVNREYTRALIREFANGCDVVLVGSGKLAGFAEAELAGAPVSDDDIAAEIAPCFVDKEERRTDTVVLACTHYPLLTRRFRAVAPWPVEWLDPAPAIARRVSDLLRDRPAASEPAPPARIVLTSGKTPPFMAGLAKLGF, encoded by the coding sequence ATGCTGCCGCCTCCCGATCCGCTGACGCCGTCGATGACAGCCGCCCGCCCGCTCACAATCCTGGTGTTCGATTCCGGTGTCGGCGGCTTCACCGTCTTCCGCGCGGTGAAGGCCGCCCGCGCCGATGCGCGCTATGTCTACATCGCCGACGATGCCTTCTTTCCCTACGGCGCCCAGTCGGAGGATGTGCTCGTCGCGCGCATCGTCGATGTGATCGGCAAGGCGATCGACGACTACGCGCCCGATCTCGTCGTCATCGCTTGCAACACCGCCTCGACCATCGCGCTCCCCGCTTTGCGCGCGCGCTTCAAAGTGCCCTTCGTCGGCACGGTGCCCGCGATCAAGCCGGCCTGCGCGCAGTCGAAGACCAAGCGTGTCGCTGTGCTCGGCACGCAGGCGACGGTGAACCGCGAATACACGCGCGCGCTCATCCGCGAGTTCGCCAATGGTTGCGATGTCGTGCTGGTCGGCTCGGGCAAGCTCGCCGGATTTGCCGAAGCGGAGCTTGCCGGCGCACCGGTGAGCGACGACGACATTGCCGCCGAGATCGCGCCCTGCTTTGTCGACAAGGAGGAGCGGCGCACCGATACGGTGGTGCTCGCCTGCACGCACTATCCGTTGCTCACGCGGCGCTTCCGCGCCGTGGCCCCGTGGCCGGTCGAATGGCTCGATCCGGCGCCGGCGATCGCGCGCCGCGTCTCTGACCTGTTGCGCGACCGCCCGGCGGCGAGCGAACCGGCACCGCCCGCGCGCATCGTGCTCACCTCAGGCAAGACACCGCCGTTCATGGCCGGCCTCGCCAAGCTCGGTTTTTAG
- a CDS encoding TerC family protein: MFDISHQAIATFLQVIMIDLVLAGDNAVVIGLAAAGLPREKRPRAILIGIAAATVLRIAFAGIALRLLEIVGLVFAGGILLLWVCWKMWRELRGPGKDDCEAALTNGDANVPKKTLAQAAWQIVVADLSMSLDNVLAVAGAAREHPLALFFGLGLSILLMGIAASFIARLLNRHRWIAYIGLAIIFYVALDMIWRGFWEIEAQAF; this comes from the coding sequence ATGTTCGACATTTCCCACCAGGCGATCGCCACCTTCCTGCAGGTCATCATGATCGACCTGGTGCTGGCCGGCGACAATGCGGTGGTCATCGGCCTCGCCGCGGCCGGGCTGCCGCGCGAGAAAAGGCCGCGCGCCATCCTGATCGGCATTGCGGCGGCGACGGTGCTGCGCATCGCCTTCGCCGGCATCGCGCTGCGCCTCCTGGAAATCGTCGGCCTGGTCTTTGCCGGCGGCATCCTGCTGCTGTGGGTGTGCTGGAAGATGTGGCGCGAGCTGCGCGGCCCGGGCAAGGACGACTGCGAGGCGGCGCTCACGAACGGTGACGCTAATGTGCCGAAGAAGACGCTGGCGCAGGCGGCCTGGCAGATCGTCGTCGCCGATCTGTCGATGTCGCTCGACAACGTGCTGGCGGTGGCGGGCGCCGCGCGCGAGCATCCGCTGGCCTTGTTCTTCGGTCTTGGCCTGTCGATCCTCTTGATGGGCATCGCCGCGAGCTTCATCGCGCGGCTGCTCAACCGTCATCGCTGGATCGCTTATATCGGCCTCGCCATTATCTTCTATGTCGCGCTCGACATGATCTGGCGCGGCTTCTGGGAAATCGAGGCGCAGGCGTTCTAA